One part of the Acetoanaerobium sticklandii genome encodes these proteins:
- a CDS encoding DUF2294 domain-containing protein, giving the protein MTKGQVESKISEAISKFEVEQMGRGPEKIRTIIFQDLIIVRLKGFLSTSEKNLAQTKEGVDLIKKVRTALFESSREELELAVKSVLNVEVISTYSDVSTKTGEKIIGIVVDQDIDNYLANL; this is encoded by the coding sequence ATGACAAAAGGACAAGTTGAATCGAAGATAAGCGAAGCAATAAGTAAATTTGAAGTTGAGCAAATGGGCAGAGGCCCTGAAAAAATACGAACCATAATTTTTCAAGATTTAATTATTGTAAGACTCAAGGGGTTTCTTAGCACATCTGAAAAGAATCTTGCACAGACTAAGGAAGGTGTAGATTTAATTAAAAAAGTTAGGACGGCTTTGTTTGAAAGCTCTAGAGAGGAACTAGAACTAGCAGTAAAATCTGTTCTCAATGTAGAAGTAATAAGCACGTACTCAGATGTCAGTACAAAAACAGGAGAAAAAATCATAGGTATCGTAGTGGATCAAGATATAGATAATTACCTTGCAAACTTGTAA
- a CDS encoding glutathione peroxidase, with amino-acid sequence MSIYDIKLRTIDFEEITMDAFKGKVLLIVNTASNUGFTPQYEELEALYQKLGNEHFEILGFPCNQFGNQEPGDTAQIKSFCSFNFGVTFPMFDKVDVKGPNAHPLFVHLTNAKKGLVGKDIKWNFTKFIVDSKGNVVDRIASATSPLKLEEKIKQLIDEAS; translated from the coding sequence ATGTCAATTTATGACATTAAGCTTAGAACTATTGATTTTGAAGAAATAACTATGGATGCCTTTAAAGGAAAAGTACTTCTTATAGTAAATACAGCAAGCAACTGAGGCTTCACACCTCAATATGAAGAGCTGGAAGCTCTTTATCAGAAGCTAGGTAATGAACATTTTGAAATTTTAGGTTTTCCGTGCAACCAGTTTGGAAATCAGGAGCCAGGAGATACTGCTCAGATAAAAAGCTTTTGTTCGTTTAATTTTGGGGTTACCTTTCCTATGTTTGATAAAGTAGACGTAAAAGGACCCAATGCTCATCCTTTATTTGTTCACCTTACCAATGCTAAAAAAGGACTAGTTGGTAAGGACATAAAGTGGAACTTTACAAAGTTTATTGTGGATTCCAAGGGAAATGTTGTAGATAGGATAGCTTCAGCCACTTCGCCACTTAAGTTAGAAGAGAAAATAAAACAGCTTATAGATGAAGCTAGTTAA
- a CDS encoding amino acid ABC transporter ATP-binding protein has product MLKIEALKKSYGNNVIISDMNFEIKKGEVVSIIGPSGSGKSTFLKTINQLVKPDSGTMHFNGLIYDMSNIDSSIASDLRKHIGMVFQNFGLFSHLTAADNIALGLEKAHGYSKKESQKKALEMLLLVGLEHKASAYPNELSGGQQQRVGIARALSSSPALLLFDEPTSALDPELVSEVLAVIKALAESGNTMIIVTHEMSFAKEISDRIIFMDNGQIIMNDTPEKVFSDNAHPRVKAFTSSL; this is encoded by the coding sequence ATGCTCAAAATAGAAGCACTAAAAAAATCATATGGCAACAATGTCATAATCTCTGATATGAATTTTGAAATCAAAAAAGGGGAGGTAGTATCCATAATCGGGCCATCTGGCTCAGGCAAATCTACATTTTTAAAAACTATCAATCAGCTAGTTAAGCCAGATTCAGGCACCATGCACTTTAATGGCTTGATTTATGATATGTCAAACATCGATAGCTCTATTGCCTCTGACCTTAGAAAGCACATAGGCATGGTATTTCAAAATTTCGGTTTGTTTTCTCATCTCACCGCAGCTGATAATATAGCTCTAGGGCTAGAAAAAGCTCATGGCTACAGCAAAAAAGAATCTCAGAAAAAAGCTTTAGAAATGCTCTTGCTAGTTGGACTAGAGCACAAAGCTTCAGCTTATCCAAATGAGTTATCTGGGGGACAGCAGCAAAGAGTAGGAATAGCAAGAGCCCTTTCGTCAAGCCCCGCTCTACTACTTTTTGACGAGCCTACCTCTGCACTAGATCCTGAACTAGTCAGTGAGGTTTTAGCAGTTATAAAGGCTCTTGCAGAGTCTGGAAATACTATGATAATAGTAACTCATGAGATGAGCTTTGCAAAAGAAATATCTGACAGGATAATTTTCATGGACAATGGTCAAATAATTATGAACGACACTCCTGAAAAAGTTTTTTCTGATAATGCTCATCCTAGAGTAAAAGCCTTCACAAGTAGCTTATAG
- a CDS encoding L-lactate MFS transporter has protein sequence MKENISLDLKKSTNSKRWKYVILGIILMMLLGTVYSYSVFRLAVQNYFEVDFTSSGLPYMASLAFYSLFMFVTGRFIDRFHPRNIMIFGSLLVALGWILSAFAPNIYVLTLTYGVISGAGVGIAYGVPMTVVARWFPEKKGFAVGLVLVGFGLSPLITAPLARTIVELVGLTKAFLILGAGFAVFLPVLSYFFEYPELGDSSQIKEEGKSVKVSGHTTKEMLKDKSFKGLYINFIIGTTIGLMLVGMTTSIGVEYVGLTATKVTMLMTIFAIFNGMGRPTFGWLTDRLSPRKAMLLSYILIISAALVMVLFGESNLIVYIIGFAIFWFNLGGWLAIAPASTMNMYGTGHYSQNYGLVFTAYGIGAVTGVITSGMLIDAHGNYKLLFYYIIALCLVGIFSTINFIKPKNA, from the coding sequence ATGAAAGAAAATATAAGCTTAGACTTGAAGAAAAGCACAAACAGTAAAAGATGGAAATATGTTATTTTAGGAATTATTTTGATGATGCTGCTTGGAACAGTTTATTCTTACAGTGTGTTTAGACTAGCTGTACAAAATTATTTTGAAGTGGATTTTACGAGCAGTGGACTTCCATATATGGCATCATTAGCTTTTTATTCACTTTTTATGTTTGTAACAGGGAGATTTATTGATAGATTTCATCCTAGAAATATAATGATATTTGGAAGCTTACTAGTAGCACTCGGCTGGATACTATCTGCCTTTGCACCTAATATATATGTGCTTACCCTTACTTATGGAGTTATAAGTGGAGCAGGAGTAGGGATTGCATATGGAGTTCCTATGACAGTGGTGGCAAGGTGGTTTCCGGAGAAAAAAGGTTTTGCAGTGGGCTTGGTGCTTGTAGGCTTTGGATTATCCCCACTTATCACAGCACCTCTTGCTAGGACTATAGTCGAGCTAGTTGGATTAACTAAGGCATTTTTAATACTGGGAGCTGGGTTTGCAGTATTTTTGCCTGTTCTTTCCTATTTCTTTGAATATCCAGAGCTAGGAGATTCATCCCAGATTAAAGAAGAGGGTAAATCAGTAAAGGTATCTGGACATACGACGAAGGAAATGCTTAAAGACAAAAGCTTTAAAGGGCTTTACATAAATTTTATAATAGGGACGACTATAGGGCTTATGCTTGTAGGAATGACAACTAGCATAGGGGTTGAATATGTAGGACTCACTGCAACAAAAGTGACTATGCTCATGACTATATTTGCCATTTTTAATGGGATGGGAAGACCTACTTTTGGATGGCTGACAGACAGATTATCTCCGAGAAAAGCTATGCTTTTATCATATATACTGATAATATCAGCAGCTCTTGTTATGGTCTTATTTGGAGAGAGTAACCTTATAGTTTATATTATTGGATTTGCAATATTTTGGTTTAATCTTGGAGGCTGGCTTGCTATAGCGCCTGCATCCACCATGAATATGTACGGAACAGGTCATTACAGTCAAAACTATGGACTTGTGTTTACAGCATATGGAATAGGCGCAGTAACTGGAGTAATAACTTCGGGTATGTTAATAGATGCCCATGGAAATTACAAGCTCTTATTTTACTATATTATCGCACTTTGCTTAGTAGGAATTTTTTCTACAATAAACTTTATAAAACCCAAAAATGCATAG
- a CDS encoding helix-turn-helix domain-containing protein — protein sequence MELGEKLQQLRKQNNWTQEQLAEQLYISRTAVSKWESGKGYPSIDSLKNISALFKISIDDLLSGDELVQLATNENKENVENITGMIYGLLDLATIAFIFLPFYGNPEGDYIRAVNLIDYKEVVGLKTIYYILLLSLFGIGAAELGLRFFEKTKSMGKVLRRLSVGMHILAILLFSMTRQPYLSTFLFILFLMKGFITLNNKKL from the coding sequence ATGGAGCTGGGAGAAAAACTTCAGCAGCTTAGAAAACAAAATAATTGGACTCAGGAACAGCTTGCAGAGCAGCTTTACATTTCTAGGACAGCTGTTTCGAAATGGGAGAGTGGCAAGGGTTATCCTAGCATTGATTCGCTAAAAAATATCTCTGCTTTATTCAAGATATCAATTGATGATTTACTTTCTGGAGATGAGCTAGTACAGCTTGCAACAAATGAAAATAAAGAAAATGTAGAAAATATAACAGGAATGATATATGGGCTACTCGATTTAGCTACTATTGCCTTTATATTTCTGCCTTTTTATGGAAATCCAGAGGGAGATTATATAAGAGCTGTAAATCTTATAGATTACAAAGAGGTAGTTGGGCTAAAAACCATCTACTACATTTTACTGCTTTCATTATTTGGCATAGGGGCGGCGGAGCTTGGGCTTAGATTTTTTGAGAAAACAAAAAGCATGGGTAAAGTATTAAGAAGGCTATCTGTAGGAATGCATATACTAGCAATTCTTCTTTTTTCTATGACCAGACAGCCTTACTTATCGACTTTTCTTTTTATACTTTTTCTCATGAAAGGATTCATTACTCTTAACAATAAAAAACTATAA
- a CDS encoding Na+/H+ antiporter NhaC family protein, which produces METVFGLVITFVMLIFSIYKGIFIGYPLLISFFIFVIISLRKGYSITAISKMAYDGGKKSFVVLKIFILIGAITAVWMSSGTVPSIVYYGINLINPNYFIFYAFIISSLVSFLLGTSLGTVSTVGLALIVMAKSGEVNTNIAAGAIIAGAYFGDRCSPMSSSANLIANLTETELFINIKNMLKSAVLPFILSLILYFLVSLSSPLNTASGGIDKAIVKSFDISILALLPSIIILVLSIFRVNVKISMFLSIALAGVLSIYIQGYKINEVLYFILMGFHLDFANPLYLIIKGGGIISMLRPAIVVFISCSLAGIFEGTKTLQSVEKLLLKANSRSSLFLYTTIVSILTAAFGSNQSIAAVLTASLMDKAYKQNSVDKYQMALDLENTGIVLSALIPWNLAAFVPTSTMDVSPVGFITYAFYLYLLPITSYMILRYRKNSTH; this is translated from the coding sequence ATGGAAACAGTTTTTGGCCTTGTAATTACCTTTGTCATGCTAATATTTTCTATATATAAGGGAATATTCATAGGATATCCTCTTCTTATAAGCTTTTTTATATTTGTAATAATATCGCTTCGTAAAGGCTACTCAATAACAGCTATCTCTAAAATGGCTTATGATGGCGGCAAAAAGTCCTTTGTCGTATTAAAGATTTTCATTTTAATAGGAGCAATAACTGCAGTATGGATGAGTAGTGGAACAGTTCCTTCAATCGTTTACTATGGAATCAACCTCATAAACCCCAATTATTTTATTTTTTATGCATTTATAATAAGCAGTCTCGTTTCTTTTTTACTTGGAACTTCACTTGGTACTGTTAGCACTGTAGGACTCGCTCTTATAGTTATGGCAAAAAGTGGCGAAGTAAATACTAATATTGCCGCTGGAGCAATAATTGCAGGAGCATACTTTGGAGATAGGTGCTCTCCTATGTCATCTAGTGCCAATCTAATCGCTAACCTTACTGAAACAGAGCTTTTTATAAACATAAAAAACATGCTAAAAAGTGCAGTACTTCCGTTTATACTTTCATTGATCCTCTATTTTTTAGTATCACTGAGCTCTCCACTTAACACTGCGTCTGGTGGTATTGATAAGGCTATAGTAAAAAGCTTTGATATAAGTATATTGGCGCTTTTACCTTCTATTATAATCCTTGTACTATCAATATTTAGAGTCAATGTCAAAATTTCTATGTTTTTAAGCATAGCTCTTGCTGGTGTACTTAGCATCTATATCCAAGGTTATAAAATTAATGAGGTGCTCTACTTTATACTTATGGGATTTCATTTGGACTTTGCTAATCCACTTTACCTCATAATAAAAGGTGGGGGCATAATCTCTATGCTAAGACCTGCTATAGTGGTTTTTATTTCATGTAGTCTAGCTGGAATATTTGAAGGTACTAAAACTCTTCAAAGCGTAGAAAAGCTTCTGCTAAAAGCGAACTCAAGAAGTAGCCTATTTTTATATACCACAATTGTGAGCATCCTAACTGCAGCCTTTGGTTCAAATCAATCAATTGCAGCTGTTCTTACTGCTTCACTTATGGATAAAGCATATAAGCAAAATTCAGTAGATAAATACCAAATGGCTCTTGATTTAGAAAACACTGGCATAGTGCTTTCAGCTCTCATTCCTTGGAATCTTGCTGCCTTTGTTCCAACCTCTACTATGGATGTGAGTCCCGTAGGTTTTATCACTTACGCTTTTTATTTATATCTTCTTCCTATCACTAGCTATATGATACTCAGATACAGAAAAAACTCCACCCATTAG
- a CDS encoding amino acid ABC transporter permease: protein MNFDFNILVKALVELLSALPITLSVGLLAMLIGLGFGIFIGIVRYFKLPGIDLILRGYVSFFRGTPLMIQLFLFFFGLPQLFPSLGNIGAFEASVLIMSMNSAAYIAETTRAAILSVDKLQQDAGLSVGLTLWQTMLYVQLPQALRVAIPSFGNTFIGIIQGTALTFMLGLNDLMGLGKMKAAVNYKFFEIYLAVGLIYWAITLIIGQANKYLEIHYSKGRMA from the coding sequence ATGAACTTTGATTTTAATATACTTGTAAAAGCTCTAGTAGAGCTTCTTTCTGCTCTTCCTATAACACTTTCAGTTGGCTTGCTTGCCATGCTAATTGGACTAGGCTTTGGAATATTCATAGGCATAGTAAGATATTTTAAGCTACCAGGTATAGATTTGATTTTAAGAGGGTATGTATCATTTTTTAGAGGCACTCCGCTGATGATTCAGCTTTTCCTATTTTTCTTCGGGCTGCCTCAGCTCTTTCCTTCACTAGGAAACATCGGTGCCTTTGAAGCTTCTGTCCTGATTATGTCTATGAACTCTGCTGCATATATAGCAGAGACTACAAGAGCGGCAATATTGTCCGTAGATAAGCTCCAGCAAGATGCTGGACTCTCAGTTGGACTTACACTATGGCAGACTATGCTATACGTCCAGCTACCTCAAGCCCTTAGAGTTGCTATTCCTTCATTTGGAAATACTTTTATCGGAATTATTCAAGGAACTGCACTTACCTTCATGCTTGGGCTTAATGATTTGATGGGGCTAGGAAAAATGAAAGCCGCTGTAAACTATAAATTTTTCGAAATATATCTGGCTGTTGGTCTTATTTACTGGGCTATCACCTTAATAATCGGCCAAGCAAATAAATATTTAGAAATCCACTATAGCAAAGGGAGGATGGCATAA